A genomic window from Eptesicus fuscus isolate TK198812 chromosome 19, DD_ASM_mEF_20220401, whole genome shotgun sequence includes:
- the MOS gene encoding proto-oncogene serine/threonine-protein kinase mos — MPSPLPRRSYLPGEFSPSVDSRPCSSPSELPGRAGKLFLGTTPPRAPRLPRRLAWCTIDWEQVCFLQRLGAGGFGSVYKATYHGVLVAVKQVNRCTKNRLASQRSFWAELNIARLRHENIVGVVAASARTPAGLDSLGTIIMEFGGNVTLHQVIYGAPSSPEEEVEEEEGASRCGAGEEFPLSKCLKYALDIVSGLLFLHSHSIVHLDLKPANVLIGEQDVCKIGDFGCSERLDDLPCFQAPSHHLGGTYTHRAPELLKGETLTPKADIYSFAITLWQMTTKEVPYLGERQHVLYAVVAYHLRPPLSAAVFSDSVPGQRLEEMIQGCWRASAVQRPSADLLLADLNSLRAQLADSEPVSR, encoded by the coding sequence ATGCCCTCGCCCCTCCCGCGGCGCAGTTACCTCCCGGGCGAGTTTTCCCCCTCCGTGGACTCCAGGCCCTGCAGTAGCCCCTCGGAGCTCCCAGGTAGGGCAGGGAAGCTCTTCCTGGGGACCACTCCTCCCAGGGCCCCACGGCTGCCTCGCCGGCTGGCCTGGTGCACCATTGACTGGGAGCAGGTGTGCTTCCTGCAGAGGTTGGGAGCTGGGGGCTTCGGCTCCGTGTACAAGGCGACTTACCACGGTGTGCTCGTGGCCGTCAAGCAAGTGAACAGGTGCACCAAGAACCGGCTGGCGTCCCAGCGCAGCTTCTGGGCCGAGCTCAACATCGCGAGGCTTCGCCATGAGAACATCGTGGGCGTTGTGGCGGCCAGTGCGCGCACGCCCGCGGGCTTGGATAGTTTAGGCACCATCATCATGGAGTTTGGTGGCAACGTCACTTTACACCAAGTCATATACGGTGCTCCCAGCTCCCccgaggaggaggtggaggaggaggaaggggcgtCCCGCTGTGGTGCAGGAGAGGAGTTCCCTTTGTCCAAGTGCCTGAAGTATGCCCTGGATATTGTGAGCGGACTGCTGTTCCTTCACTCTCACAGCATCGTGCACTTGGACCTGAAGCCCGCTAACGTTTTGATCGGTGAACAGGACGTCTGCAAAATTGGGGACTTCGGTTGTTCCGAGAGGCTGGACGATCTCCCGTGCTTCCAGGCTCCTTCTCACCACCTGGGCGGCACCTACACCCACCGCGCCCCAGAGCTCCTCAAGGGAGAGACCCTGACGCCCAAAGCTGACATCTACTCTTTCGCCATCACTCTCTGGCAAATGACCACCAAGGAGGTGCCTTACCTGGGGGAGCGTCAGCACGTGCTCTACGCGGTGGTGGCTTACCACCTGCGGCCGCCTCTCTCGGCAGCTGTCTTCTCGGACTCCGTCCCCgggcagaggctggaggagaTGATCCAGGGCTGCTGGAGGGCCAGTGCTGTGCAGAGGCCAAGTGCGGACCTGCTCCTGGCTGACCTCAACTCCCTGAGAGCTCAACTCGCCGACTCTGAACCTGTTTCAAGATAA